In a genomic window of Thiosocius teredinicola:
- a CDS encoding DMP19 family protein, whose protein sequence is MNSSEESDPFWDAWLAVSQKEKKAGLESLTCRERTFYALNLLRGAVLRGGFHTYFDLASREEIEVAKRAFRENGAPKIAELVEKAESIIFSNGVSKEFEEQLAQLLCWSEEEIEQGIEPEWSVALDAVNKEFYAIAEVAEAVVVKYFEENYAD, encoded by the coding sequence ATGAATTCCAGCGAAGAATCTGATCCATTCTGGGATGCTTGGCTTGCGGTTTCTCAGAAAGAGAAGAAGGCTGGTTTAGAGTCGCTTACCTGTCGCGAAAGAACATTCTATGCCCTAAATCTATTGAGAGGTGCGGTCTTACGAGGTGGCTTTCATACATACTTCGATTTGGCGTCGAGAGAAGAAATTGAGGTTGCAAAAAGGGCGTTTCGCGAAAATGGTGCTCCCAAGATTGCAGAACTCGTAGAAAAAGCCGAGTCAATCATCTTTTCGAACGGGGTGTCCAAGGAATTCGAAGAACAACTTGCGCAACTGCTATGTTGGAGCGAGGAAGAAATCGAACAGGGTATTGAGCCGGAGTGGTCTGTCGCGCTCGATGCGGTAAACAAAGAATTCTATGCTATCGCGGAGGTCGCGGAAGCGGTTGTCGTTAAGTACTTCGAAGAAAATTATGCGGATTAG
- a CDS encoding DUF805 domain-containing protein: MKRSWLEYLWTNHGRISRKSFAAFQLVFLPLWFGAIWSAIVVYEGKPPVKMVALAALVLVPLFFANINIWVKRLHDRNYSGLALLSSIIPVAGILWLVIQGFVLRGPGSGNRFGAPGSGEGYAPNK; this comes from the coding sequence ATGAAAAGGAGTTGGCTCGAATATCTGTGGACGAACCATGGTCGAATATCGAGAAAATCGTTTGCGGCATTCCAATTGGTTTTCTTGCCGTTGTGGTTTGGAGCAATCTGGTCCGCAATAGTCGTCTATGAAGGAAAGCCGCCGGTAAAAATGGTGGCCTTAGCAGCATTAGTACTGGTTCCATTGTTCTTCGCGAACATCAATATCTGGGTCAAACGGCTGCATGACCGGAATTATTCGGGGCTTGCGCTCCTTTCAAGCATAATTCCAGTGGCCGGAATATTGTGGTTGGTGATCCAAGGTTTCGTCTTACGAGGCCCGGGGAGCGGCAATCGGTTTGGTGCACCAGGTTCCGGAGAAGGGTATGCGCCTAACAAGTAG
- a CDS encoding putative signal transducing protein, translating into MKLITRASDHSYLHALKLRLEGKGIPAVVLGENVSRVVLPFSFNQAQLWIYIDEQAYDADQLVLDEAHEVTTGVDVRRFYQQNNSSAKNSATVGQAYANLAITAIAIILGFFGLAWFLNSQ; encoded by the coding sequence ATGAAGTTAATCACTCGCGCATCTGATCATTCATATTTACATGCACTGAAGTTGCGTCTTGAAGGCAAAGGTATTCCTGCCGTTGTGCTTGGAGAGAATGTTTCCAGAGTTGTGCTACCGTTTTCCTTCAATCAAGCTCAGCTATGGATCTACATTGATGAACAGGCGTACGATGCAGATCAGTTGGTTTTAGATGAAGCACACGAAGTCACTACGGGCGTCGACGTCCGTCGCTTCTACCAACAAAACAATAGCAGTGCGAAAAACTCGGCAACCGTTGGCCAGGCATATGCAAACCTCGCCATTACAGCTATCGCAATAATACTCGGGTTCTTCGGTTTGGCATGGTTTCTTAACAGCCAATGA
- a CDS encoding HNH endonuclease, producing the protein MPFSPQLREDLLVKARRRCCVCHKFAGRSVNVHHIVPESEGGPSTPENAIVLCLQCHGEAGHYNAKHPIGTKYSPTELVRHRDEWLKYCEHHPELAIGNGFEVSHKRKLAMAELHRYSLLVSYTNTETSPVDRCKLQLYFPMKVPVEGCDFDEYENEIVDQSPFRMLEMSLGDTIFPGETVQLIEDDGFFYLRYEMNDRLFDLARYEGGWHFMWRFFASNREPIVGRKSWEEMHEF; encoded by the coding sequence ATGCCGTTTTCACCTCAGCTGAGAGAAGACCTACTTGTCAAAGCGCGTCGTCGCTGTTGCGTGTGCCACAAGTTTGCTGGCCGTTCGGTGAATGTTCATCATATCGTGCCGGAGTCCGAAGGAGGCCCGAGCACCCCGGAGAATGCCATTGTCCTGTGCTTGCAGTGCCACGGTGAAGCTGGTCATTACAATGCGAAACATCCGATTGGTACCAAGTACTCTCCAACCGAACTTGTTCGCCATCGCGATGAATGGCTGAAATACTGCGAGCATCACCCAGAGTTGGCTATTGGTAACGGGTTTGAGGTATCACACAAGAGAAAATTGGCTATGGCCGAACTACATCGCTATAGCCTATTGGTGTCCTATACCAATACAGAAACTTCCCCCGTCGATCGTTGCAAGCTTCAGCTGTATTTCCCTATGAAAGTGCCAGTAGAAGGCTGCGATTTCGATGAATACGAAAACGAAATAGTCGATCAATCGCCATTCAGAATGCTGGAGATGTCTCTGGGAGATACCATTTTTCCAGGAGAAACCGTACAACTGATTGAAGATGATGGCTTCTTCTATCTGCGATACGAAATGAATGATCGTCTATTTGATCTTGCTCGGTACGAAGGAGGCTGGCACTTCATGTGGCGGTTTTTCGCGTCGAATCGGGAGCCAATCGTAGGGCGAAAGTCGTGGGAAGAAATGCATGAGTTCTAG
- a CDS encoding tetratricopeptide repeat protein, producing the protein MKFKKLIVLSVVVSAGGCANPINQVTADNYQQTCFAAEHNGNLLVAEEACGRALTNVAWGNLGPAERSQKQYNLARIKRQLAKFPEAEELMKQSLAIEESLPSPSPLRIGRRLVELSASLAGQEKWKEGAPYLTRAYELTDHFSPREKKYTAEVLAAYSEEFQREGNTEAGLKFAAMASAIEE; encoded by the coding sequence ATGAAATTTAAGAAACTGATTGTTCTGAGCGTGGTTGTGTCGGCTGGTGGGTGCGCAAATCCGATCAATCAAGTCACGGCCGATAATTACCAGCAAACCTGCTTCGCGGCAGAGCATAATGGCAATCTTCTCGTGGCAGAGGAGGCATGTGGTCGTGCGCTAACCAATGTGGCGTGGGGAAATCTCGGCCCCGCTGAACGATCGCAGAAGCAGTACAACCTGGCCCGCATTAAACGCCAACTTGCTAAGTTTCCAGAGGCGGAGGAGCTTATGAAGCAATCCCTGGCAATAGAAGAATCCCTTCCTTCACCGTCACCCCTCCGAATCGGGCGCCGCCTCGTAGAGCTGTCGGCGTCACTCGCCGGGCAAGAAAAATGGAAGGAAGGTGCACCTTATTTAACTAGGGCCTACGAGTTAACAGATCATTTCTCACCTCGTGAGAAAAAGTACACGGCCGAGGTCCTTGCTGCTTACAGTGAAGAATTTCAGAGAGAAGGCAACACAGAAGCGGGTTTGAAGTTTGCCGCGATGGCATCAGCAATTGAAGAGTAA
- a CDS encoding DHCW motif cupin fold protein, giving the protein MDISDISFGTTDWSGIQKTEHRGESGVAYWRTQQFANIRVRMVEYSPGYLADHWCSKGHIIFCLEGELHTELEDGRQFILKPGMSYQVADNAEAHRSSTSIGAKLFVVD; this is encoded by the coding sequence ATGGATATTAGCGATATTTCGTTTGGTACAACCGATTGGTCTGGTATTCAAAAAACGGAACACCGCGGCGAAAGTGGTGTCGCGTATTGGCGAACACAGCAGTTCGCGAATATACGCGTTCGCATGGTCGAATATTCGCCGGGCTATTTGGCTGATCATTGGTGTTCAAAAGGGCATATTATTTTTTGTCTCGAAGGCGAATTGCACACAGAGTTGGAAGATGGTCGCCAATTCATTCTCAAACCCGGTATGAGTTATCAGGTGGCAGATAATGCGGAAGCTCATCGGTCGTCCACAAGTATTGGTGCGAAGCTGTTTGTTGTCGATTGA